A genomic region of Zea mays cultivar B73 chromosome 6, Zm-B73-REFERENCE-NAM-5.0, whole genome shotgun sequence contains the following coding sequences:
- the LOC100273348 gene encoding uncharacterized protein LOC100273348 — MADRVYPAAKPNPPPGAAGNSNGAQASSFPAPKSQMYQRPIYRPQAPAKRQRGRSCRCSLCCCFCWALVVVILLAFVAAVCGGVFYLLYRPQRPSFSVSSVRLASLNLTSSATAPVLSDAITLTVTARNPNKKMVYLYDDLTLLVATAANAVPLGSATVPGFAHAAGNTTVLTATVSASAVGVDPSGASSDIKRSGGGSFSVVVDADTSAGVRVGGLKTKKIGIQVHCEGIKLTAPPPPPPAPKRAKGKNSTAALAPALAPSAADATPAKTATVSTAAHSCKVRVRVKIWKWTF; from the coding sequence ATGGCCGACCGCGTGTACCCCGCCGCCAAGCCGAACCCGCCTCCAGGCGCGGCGGGCAACAGCAACGGCGCGCAGGCGTCGTCGTTCCCTGCGCCCAAGTCGCAGATGTACCAGCGGCCCATCTACCGTCCTCAGGCCCCCGCGAAGCGGCAGCGCGGGCGGTCGTGCCGGTGCAGCttgtgctgctgcttctgctGGGCGCTGGTGGTGGTGATCCTGCTGGCGTTCGTGGCCGCGGTGTGCGGCGGCGTCTTCTACCTGCTGTACCGGCCGCAGCGGCCGTCGTTCAGCGTGTCGTCGGTGCGGCTGGCGTCGCTgaacctgacgtcgtcggcgacggcgCCCGTGCTGAGCGACGCCATCACGCTGACCGTGACGGCCCGGAACCCGAACAAGAAGATGGTGTACCTGTACGACGACCTGACCCTGCTGGTGGCCACGGCCGCCAACGCCGTGCCGCTGGGGAGCGCCACGGTGCCCGGGTTCGCGCACGCGGCCGGCAACACCACCGTGCTGACCGCCACCGTCTCCGCCAGCGCGGTGGGCGTGGACCCCAGCGGCGCCAGCTCCGACATCAAGCGGTCCGGCGGCGGGTCGTTCTCCGTGGTGGTGGACGCGGACACCAGCGCCGGCGTCCGGGTGGGCGGGCTCAAGACGAAGAAGATCGGCATCCAGGTGCACTGCGAGGGCATCAAGCTGACGgcaccgcctccgcctccgccggcGCCCAAGAGGGCCAAGGGGAAGAACAGCACCGCCGCGCTCGCGCCTGCTCTGGCGCCGTCCGCCGCCGACGCGACGCCGGCGAAGACGGCCACGGTGAGCACGGCGGCGCACTCGTGCAAGGTTAGGGTCCGCGTCAAGATCTGGAAGTGGACTTTCTAG
- the LOC103631451 gene encoding uncharacterized protein, with amino-acid sequence MTKDMRKQVYQALLARSNNRRLHKKDTQIVADQFDLHLRSVQRVWNRGKIQLANSMPIVVASLKKGRVGRKAIPIDLEVLLNIPLKDRMTLEDVCAKLNMSKWKVLRYLKKGLLRHHSSSIKPFLTEGNKNTRLKFCIDMIKRGLNGDPSFRDFFDFVVIDEKWFYLSQKSEKYYLLPEEDDPHRTCKNKNYIPRLMFLTVCARPRFRDGQCIFYGKIGCFPLVNYEPAIRGNAITGRVRGDMVMKPIQSITRDVIREFMINKVLPAIRAKWPREDVRNPIYIQQDNAPSHLKLDDPLFCEAAKQDGFDISIICQPPNSPDFNILDLGFFSSYSNNSIQKECKNYSRTSSSSARGFHGVLSTQSKSHFCHTTNCFIGSNEEQRMQQLQNPAHE; translated from the exons ATGACAAAAGATATGAGGAAACAAGTGTACCAAGCGTTGTTGGCTAGAAGCAATAACAGGAGACTCCACAAGAAAGATACCCAAATTGTTGCCGACCAATTTGATCTCCACCTTCGGTCAGTGCAGCGCGTATGGAACAGAGGTAAAATACAACTTGCAAACTCGATGCCGATTGTGGTTGCTAGTCTAAAAAAGGGAAGAGTTGGTCGTAAAGCAATTCCTATTGATTTGGAAGTTTTGCTTAACATTCCTTTAAAGGATAGGATGACCTTAGAGGATGTTTGTGCCAAGCTAAACATGAGTAAATGGAAGGTGCTAAGGTATTTGAAAAAAGGTTTACTTAGGCATCATTCTAGTAGCATCAAGCCCTTTCTCACTGAAGGAAACAAAAATACTAGGTTGAAGTTTTGTATTGACATGATTAAGAGGGGGTTGAATGGTGATCCAAGCTTTAGGGATTTTTTTGACTTCGTTGTCATTGATGAAAAATGGTTCTACCTATCCCAAAAGTCTGAAAAATATTATTTGCTCCCCGAAGAAGATGATCCACATAGGACTTGCAAGAACAAAAACTACATCCCTAGGCTCATGTTTCTCACTGTTTGTGCTAGACCGAGGTTTAGAGATGGACAATGCATTTTTTATGGTAAAATTGGATGTTTTCCTCTTGTCAATTATGAACCGGCTATAAGAGGAAATGCTATAACTGGCCGTGTAAGGGGAGATATGGTTATGAAGCCCATTCAAAGTATCACAAGAGATGTTATTAGAGAATTCATGATTAACAAAGTCTTACCGGCCATTAGAGCTAAGTGGCCGAGGGAAGATGTGAGAAATCCTATTTATATTCAACAAGACAATGCACCTTCACATTTAAAGTTGGATGATCCATTGTTTTGTGAGGCTGCAAAGCAAGATGGTTTTGATATTAGCATCATTTGTCAACCTCCAAATTCTCCTGATTTTAACATCTTGGACTTGGGTTTTTTTTCGAGCTATTCAAACAATTCAATACAAAAAGAATGCAAGAACTATTCAAGAACTAGTTCCAGCAGTGCAAGAG GCTTTCATGGAGTTTTGTCCACACAAAGCAAATCACATTTTTGTCACACTACAAACTGTTTTattggaagcaatgaagaacaaagGATGCAACAACTACAAAATCCCGCACATGAATAA
- the LOC103631452 gene encoding uncharacterized protein, which produces MAPRYVPINSTLRLACCCAHFNSSKLEMSRRGKYAKQRKGPLTGTAFDPLPLPSGVPVPMCFCGDPCKVDKSEDHDTYRQRYWMCANFAFEPTVVQRRMNLMTPPPLCDFEQWIDTEISEKDKKWLENLQKWDAEDKERMKKRREELAAEQQREDEEKMRRVAECREDKEKKLERARRAKEAMEENPDAFRKGKWPRCTQ; this is translated from the exons atggcgccgaggtacgttccTATAAATAGTACCCTACGTCTGGCTTGTTGCTGTGCTCATTTCAATTCTTCTAAACTAGAGATGTCTAGGCGTGGTAAATATGCTAAACAAAG GAAGGGTCCTTTGACCGGAACTGCCTTCGACCCGCTGCCTTTGCCAAGTGGTGTTCCAGTGCCTATGTgtttttgtggtgatccttgtaaggTCGATAAGTCTGAAGATCATGACACCTATCGACAGAggtattggatgtgtgctaactttGCATTTGAGCCAACTGTTGTTCAACGTCGGATGAATTTAATG ACTCCTCCACCGCTATGTGATTTTGAGCAGTGGATTGACACCGAAATATCAGAGAAAGATAAGAAGTGGCTGGAGAATCTTCAAAAGTGGGATGCAGAGGACAAAGAGAGGATGAAAAAAAGACGAGAGGAGCTTGCTGCCGAGCAACAACGTGAAGACGAAGAGAAAATGAGGCGTGTTGCTGAATGCAGGGAAGATAAGGAGAAGAAGCTTGAGCGTGCACGTCGTGcaaaggaagcaatggaggagaaCCCTGATGCATTTCGCAAAGGCAAATGGCCCCGTTGTACTCAGTAG
- the LOC103630141 gene encoding protein MAIN-LIKE 1-like yields MAQFHLLDPFYDESHRGRLLSEGQDLATLRSRTHNGFLDMVFDDRYTNYLRRAGLDVISYQLRRGLPTIDSAAITALVDRWRPETHSFHLPFGEMTVTLEDAQKILGLNVGGRAVTGQCDSDGWRARVEAFLGRELPAEGVERTAGVGITWLRQSFGVCPADADEATVQFYCRAWILHMFGCVLFPDATGDCASWMYIPCLTDWDTAGQYSWGSAVLSFLYRQLCEACRRTSSSSSIGGCVYLLQIWMWFRIPVGRPRVFQPRPWPWMIHGNDRLRPTYAYIWDQVAAPFARAKRAYMEYVNEFDTLSASSVTWQPYNAPEYAGMIFSVVCSSEDELYMMQCPLVCFWCVEWHLPHRVQRQFGRNQLWPVEDVPTSKELHKFDRRKQKKITDFRQHHLILVNDWESGAENVYSNDELHNNSDYRRYQAWYQGATRCKLRQQWTAEDYADIDSSDDEETEYDLTTRLGTQVEAAPILDRVGNTLRRSVEDIDRQLLTTGDSSMRSFLQRLSRRLRGAAARCGCRTTVAHDVHVPSCTDTATPSTGLGAGFDYDHDEIGPSQLEGAPSTQPLQPQDRRRHRSPQRYTPGTDALGKGKTRRR; encoded by the exons ATGGCACAGTTCCACCTTCTCGACCCGTTCTACGACGAGAGCCACCGGGGGCGCCTTCTGTCGGAAGGCCAG GACCTAGCAACGCTTCGTTCTAGGACACACAATGGGTTCCTAGACATGGTGTTCGACGACAGGTACACTAATTACCTCAGACGAGCAGGTCTAGATGTAATATCTTACCAGTTACGACGCGGGTTGCCTACTATTGATTCGGCGGCCATTACTGCACTTGTGGACAG GTGGCGTCCTGAGACACATAGTTTTCATCTTCCTTTTGGTGAGATGACAGTCACATTAGAGGATGCACAGAAGATACTTGGACTCAATGTTGGTGGCAGAGCAGTGACAGGCCAATGTGACTCTGACGGATGGAGGGCTAGAGTTGAGGCCTTTCTTGGTAGGGAGCTTCCTGCTGAGGGCGTTGAACGGACTGCTGGAGTAGGCATCACATGGCTCCGTCAGTCTTTTGGTGTGTGCCCTGCTGATGCTGATGAGGCTACAGTCCAGTtctattgtcgagcttggatctTGCACATGTTTGGTTGTGTCCTCTTCCCAGACGCCACAGGAGACTGCGCGTCCTGGATGTACATCCCATGTCTAACCGACTGGGATACAGCTGGACAGTACAGTTGGGGCTCCGCTGTGCTTTCTTTTTTGTACCGGCAGCTTTGTGAAGCTTGCCGTCGTACGTCCTCCTCTTCGTCTATAGGCGGTTGCGTCTACCTCCTGCAGATATGGATGTG GTTTCGCATACCAGTTGGTCGACCACGTGTTTTCCAGCCTAGACCCTGGCCATGGATGATTCATGGAAATGATCGTCTTCGACCGACGTATGCTTATATTTGGGACCAAGTGGCAGCTCCTTTTGCGAGAGCTAAGAGGGCATACATGGAGTATGTTAACGAGTTTGACACCCTTTCTGCCTCTAGC GTCACATGGCAGCCATACAACGCACCTGAGTATGCTGGGATGATCTTTAGTGTAGTATGCAGCAGTGAAGATGAACTCTATATGATGCAATGTCCTTTGGTCTGTTTCTGGTGTGTTGAGTGGCACCTACCTCACAGGGTTCAGAGACAGTTTGGTAGGAACCAGCTATGGCCGGTTGAAGATGTTCCTACTTCAAAGGAGCTACACAA ATTTGACCGGCGGAAGCAAAAGAAGATAACGGACTTTCGTCAACATCATCTGATATTAGTAAATGATTGGGAATCGGGTGCTGAGAATGTATATTCCAACGATGAGTTGCACAACAATAGTGATTACAGGCGGTACCAAGCTTGGTACCAGGGTGCGACTCGTTGTAAGCTTCGCCAGCAGTGGACAGCGGAAGACTACGCCGACATTGATTCTTCAGACGATGAAGAAACGGAGTATGACCTGACCACTAGACTGGGAACCCAAGTGGAGGCGGCACCCATATTAGATCGAGTG GGTAACACATTGCGACGGTCGGTAGAGGACATTGATCGCCAACTTTTGACTACGGGCGACAGCAGCATGCGCAGCTTCTTGCAG CGTTTATCTAGGCGCCTACGTGGAGCTGCTGCTCGCTGTGGCTGCAGGACTACTGTTGCACATGACGTCCATGTACCATCGTGTACCGACACAGCAACGCCCTCCACAGGTCTTGGTGCTGGCTTCGACTACGATCACGACGAGATAGGACCTTCACAGCTTGAGGGGGCTCCTTCGACACAGCCATTACAACCACAGGATCGTAGGCGACACCGCTCTCCACAAcgttacactccaggcaccgacgctttaggcaagggtaagactaggagacGTTGA